The uncultured Dysgonomonas sp. genome contains the following window.
TTTTAATAATCGATTCAGGAAGATTGTTCATTTTTACTAATAGCTTGCCCTTTGTTCGGTCCATTCCTAAAACAGTGTCCTGTGCTAGTCCGTTTATGATATTCAATGTGGCAGCACCGATATATATATATCAGTACTTTCTGTATTATCACTATGTAGAGACAGAGTTTCTATCATAGATTCGTTCACATTCCCCCATACAGTCAGTAGGTATTGCCCGTCGGGCATATGGTCCAGAATTATATTAGTGTTTTTATCATCACCTAATATTTTATTTATAGGCGACTTTTTATCTGTTTTGCCTGTTTTTACATTCTCTAATGTATAGTATATATTAGATATATACTGATTGAAAGGCAGGTTTTCGTCAACAATATTTCCTTCTGTTCCCGAATTGTTGAGATAATTTTTATCCTTTACAACTAGCTGTATGCTATACTGATAAGGGCATTCCGGGAGAGACTCTCTGACACATGAAGTAAGAAGTGAAATGGAAAACAGTAAGCATATTGTTATTCTCATCGTACAAGTTTTTAGGTTGTGAATATCTTATACTTTTTATTACCTATTAACATCAATTGTGTTTAATTTGTTTATTTATAAATATATAAAAAAATGTGACTATTGTGTTCTAATATTACGTGAATATATAATTGTATATATATTATATTATCTACAGATATCTGTAGAACCATTTTGTTGTTATAATATGTTATAAAACAGTTGTTTGATTTTTTTATTTAAAATGTATATTTTGAGGATGGATATTAGTATTGGAATATTGTAGATAGTATTATATATATAATTGATTATATATAATTTTATTCTATTTATTCGATAGCCAATAGATGAATTTAGTTGAAAGGATTTTTTTTCTAGAATGTAAGATTTTTATCCATTTGTGTTAATGGATTTATGGAGATGAAGATACAGTTTGTTGAAGGAAGCTTATTTTTGAATTTTCTACAGCTGACTAAACTGATACATACATAGTTTTGTGATATGTGGTTTCTGTGTAGGAAGTGATAGTCTAATGATTCTTATAAAGTTTTTCTAATATATTATCACTTAAGCCTGTCGATGCTTTTATAATATCATATTCGACATTATTTTTTATTAGTTTTTTTGCAATGCTTACAGCTTGTTGTTTTGATGGAGGAATATCTGCAGATGGTAATTCCTCTTCATAATCATCAAATATTTTGAGTATTATTTTTTCTATATTTAATTTTAGCTCTGCAATATTCTTTTGTTCGGTATAATCTATAGAATTAAATGTACCTGCTTCTCTATGTAATATCAGAAATATTACTCCACCTATAATAAGTGAGGATGCATGTGAGAAATTAATGTCGCAGTTCTTAAACTTTTCGTCAAAAAAACTCATAATATGCTTAGAGCTAATATCCCTGTTTTGTGCAGTTCGCTGGGTGATATAATTTTTTTCACTTATTTCCCATGCTATTAGTCTTTG
Protein-coding sequences here:
- a CDS encoding TetR/AcrR family transcriptional regulator; the encoded protein is MSNKARENVADSVQKRYRRTKKDIEQSLFDAAITSIENIGFNNLTVKALTQEAKIDPPVFYNRYKDMNDFLEKFVRNYDYWLNDNINFNQDNLHPVANAHATINAITESLLNDTCMQRLIAWEISEKNYITQRTAQNRDISSKHIMSFFDEKFKNCDINFSHASSLIIGGVIFLILHREAGTFNSIDYTEQKNIAELKLNIEKIILKIFDDYEEELPSADIPPSKQQAVSIAKKLIKNNVEYDIIKASTGLSDNILEKLYKNH